The Stigmatella aurantiaca DW4/3-1 genome contains the following window.
GGCGGAGGTGAACGGCGGGGGCAAGCGGCTGAGCGGCGTGGGGGCCCGGATCGTCGCGGAGGTTCTCATTGGAATGCTCCAGGGAGACCGGCAGTCGTTCCTGAATGCCAACCCTGACTGGAAGCCCGAGCTTGGCAACAGCAAGGGCCAGTTCTTCATCGAAGACCTGTTGAAGTTCGCCGGGGTGAAGGTGGGGCCGTAGGCCCTGGGCGGCTTGCGAGGGGGGCCCTGTCGTGGCCCCCCTTCGCGGGGTGTTTCCAAGCGCTGCTCACGCTCAGAGGCTTCCGATGGAATGCACCATCTCGAATTGTGAGAGCGCGGGATACAAAAGGCCTGCACGGAGGAAGAATCGCTCGCATGGCCCCTCCGGGACAATGACACTCACGGCGAGTGGCTTGCCAGGGTGCGCCGCGGCCATCGCCCGCAGCAGCCTGCTTCCCGCTCCTTTGCCGCGTGCCTTGGGCTCCACGGCGATGGCTCTCAGCGCGAGCGTGGGAGCGGAGAGGTCTCCAAGCACCGCCACCGCCGGTCCAAGCCGGAACGCCCGGGCGGGGCCCGCCAGGCCCGCCACGGTGGATGGGGAGAGCTGCCACGGCAATCCCTCGGGGAGCAGCCGCGCACACTCCTCTGGCTCTACCTCCTTGAGTGGGGCCGGCTCCGGTTCTGGCTTGCCCACGAAGCCCACCAGTCGGCGCACCCGCTGAAAGCCCAAGCGTTCGTAGAGCTTCACCGCAGGGGTGTTCTGCTCGATGACTTCCAGCATCATCCGGATGTCCCCGCGAGCGCGCGCCTCATCGAGCAGAGGGCTCAGCATGGCGCCGCCGAGCCTGCGGTTCCGATGCGCGGGAACGATTCCCATCGCAGCGATCCGGCTCACGCGTCCTCGCCGCGCGATCAGCACCAGCCCAACGGGTTCTCCCCCGGTTCGCGCGATCCGGCTGTCCAGTAGGGAGATGTGCTCGCTCCGCATGCGCGCGTCGAACAGCAGCGGGACATCCGGCACCTTGACGAAGTAGCCCTCGAAGGCGCGGGAGAAGAGTGTGGAGAGTTCCCGGAGCGGGAACTCCGAGGCGGGAGTGAGGTCCATGCGTCACGGCCGATCGGAGGGGGCACCCAAGATTCTCTCGTGGGTCTGGCGGGACCGTCCAGTCGCGGAGGCCTCGGCTGGGGCACCCTGGGCGTTCTATCTTGAGAGGAGGCGATTTGACTCAACGGACCTCTTCGTCGTGACGTGCGTGGCCCTCGGTGGAGAGACATGGAAGGAACACATATGGAGAGGAAGGGGTTGGGTCGGCGATGGGTTGTCTGGAGTGTCCTGGCGGCTGCTGGAGCGATTTTGCAGCTCGCCTGCGGGATGGAGGGGGTCGACGTCTCTGCCCCCCCTGGGACGGGCATCTCAATCGCTCAGCCCCTGCGAGGCGAGGACCACGTCCGGTGGGTTCCGGACGATCCTCCACTTCAACAACCCGCTCGCCCCTTGGTTTCCCAGCGGAGATGGGACCCGGGATCTGACGATTCGCAACGAGCTCGTCCGCCTCATCGACAACGTTCCCAAGGGCTCCGTGATCCGGGGAACATATGCGCTGGCCGACAATGAATTAGCCATTCCCGCCGCGCTGGTGCGTGCCCAAAACCGGGGGCAGGTGAGCATCGACGGTGGAGAGGGCGTTCCAGCGGCAGGGAGCGCGGCGCGGCTCCAGCTCGACCAGATCACGCAGAAGAAGGTCTGTCCCTCCACGGCGGGCTGCATCAGCTCGAACGCGGGGGGGGACACCTCGACCACGACCTATGTCGTCTGGGTCGGATCCTACAACATGACCAATGGGCCAGACGGCAACGCGGGCTTCAACAATTCTATGGCAACCAAAATCTCTACAACTTCGTCAGGGATTATCTGGAGAACAGTTATGCCATGAGCCCGAGGTACTCGGACTATTACGACACCAGCCTCGCACCCGCCCGGGGTTACTACACGGACACGTCGGCGAGTGTCTATGTCTCGCCCGAGCTCACCAGCGACCTGGTGGTCCAACGCATCGACGCCGACGTCTGGACGCCGGCCGCGGGCTGCATCGTGCGCGTCATCAACCCGCACTTCACCTATGAGCGCCGGGCGGTGACGCAGCAACTCATCACGATGAAGAGCGGTGGCTGCAATGTGGAAATCATTGGCAACCATGTTGATCAGACGGAGTATGATCGGCTGAAGGCCGCGGGCATCCCCATCCGGGCGCTGAAGATCGGTGAGACAGTCCGGGTCCATGACAAGCTCATCGCCATCTACGCGAGGAAGGCGGGCTCGACGGTCTGGGCCTACCGGGTCTATACCGGCTCGCACAACTTCAGCGCGGGCAGCCTGACCGGTGGTGACGACATCTTCGTGAGGTTGGGCGAGGAGACCGGCTCGAATCACCCGATGTTCGATGCCGTGCTGGCGCACTTCAATGACGGCTGGAACAGCACATACGCGGTGGACATCAAGGGCGCGAATTGACCCTGCGCCTGCCCCAGAATACGAGGGCAAAGGAAAGCCCAGCAACCCTTTGAGATTGGTGGGCTTCTCGGGATGGAGGTGGCGGGAATCGAACCCGCGCCGGGCGGTGCGAAACCTCTAGCAGAATCGCGCCCTTACCTTGCAACCGCCCGGAATGATTTGGAGTCGTTATCCCGCCGCGTCCCTTCTCGTCCCGTCCTGTCCCATCCCGTTCCGCAGGCTCCTGCGACATCCGTGCAACATGGCGGGGACGCGCGCCGCGTGGTGATCACTGGGGCCTCGTGGTGATTTGATGCATGCCACGAGGTCCCAGCAAGCACTACAAGCGCTCACCGTTGGCCGCGTGTCCAACGCGTCCCGCGCGGGAAGCTGCACAGCCCACCCGCCCGATGCCGCGCCCGTGAGAACAGCTCGGCGTCGCGAGTGACGTCCGGGAACCCGAGCCGAGGAATCTGGACCGCCCCCCGTGTTCCTGGAGGCCTCTCTACTGCGGCTGAAGGTCTGAGCCTCCCCCGGGGAGCGCCGTGCACCTCGTTATTGCTGATTGCCCACGAAGTATTCGAGCTGGGCGCTGAGGGCCTCCGGGCAGTTCACGCCCGAGCCGTCTGGGTTCTTGCACTCGACGATGAAACCCTCCCGGCAGGTGATGGGGCCCGCCGACGACTTGCCTGCCGAGAGCTGCGCAAAGCTGGTCGAGCCATTCGCCGGAATCGTGAACTCCTGGGAGTGGACCTTCCCTCCGGGCGTTCCACAGATGCTGTGCCACTCATCATAACGGAGCCGGATGTCGCGCCCGGTCCTGTTCCGGACGGCCACCTGGGTTGTCGGCACGTCCTTGTCGCTGGAAGCGCAGCGGAATTCCTTGTTTCCATTCCAGTTCTCGCACGCCTGCTCCTTCGAGCGCTTGAAACATTGTGCCTCGGCGGCTGCGGACACCACCAGGACGAGCACCAAGCCCGCCTGTGCCAGGAACGCTCCCCACCGCTTCAGATTGTTCACGCATGTCAGGTTCATCGTTCTACTCCTCGCTTCAGCAGATGACACAGCAACCGCCCTTCCAGCCGCCGCACTTCTTCCCTCCAACGCCCTCGCGGACGACGAAGGAATTCAGCCCGCGCTGCTCGACCTCTTGACGGAACCGGTTCGTTGGGAACGACGTGGTATCGCCTGTATTGGAGTCGTACAGCTCGATGCCGCCCTGGCGCACGTAGAAGCCCACCACGTGGACGTCGTTGCCGGCCCAGATCTGCGTTCCCTCGGGATATCCGTTGAGCTCAAGGGTGTTGATGACGGTCTCGCGATCCACCACCGTCCCTCCGAGCACATTCGCGGCGGTGGTCGTCTGATCGTTGAGACTGTTGTAGTTGATCAGCATCTGCGCCATGCCGATCTGCTCCTGCGCCGAGAAGCGGCTGAGGCCATATGGCTGAGGCGGCTGGCCTTGGTTCCGAGCCCTGAGCCACTCCAGCGTCAGCACCGAGCAGAACTGATTGACGGGAATCCAGGGGTCATTCCCCCCCGGATGAGAGGTGGAGATGATGTAGGCGGCAAAGGTGGCAATGTTGATCCAAAGGGTAGGGTTGGAGGTGGAGATCTTCCCAACCGAGATGTTGGAGTCGCTGCCTCTGCGCACCAGCCCGCCGCCGGGAGGGGGAACCTCATCACAGCGGTTCCCCTCTTTGTTGGGCACGAGCCCTGGCTCGCACATGGGCTCGGCGGGTTCCTTGCACTGTGCGGCCGCCTCCGCCGCGATGATGAAGGAGGGCGCATCCCCACAGACTGTGCAGGGCGCTTGTCCTTTCCCTCCGCACTGGGAGCCATCCATGCCCCCCCAGGCTGTGAATGCCAGCAGATTCACCACCAGCACGCAGGATGTGATTCCTTGCCATCGCCTATTCATAAAGCGCCTCCAGTGTCTTCTACCGGTAGTTGCTGCCCTGGATAAGTGTGACACTCAGGGTGCGCACGCCAAGCCTGATGCGACAGGCATTGCCGCCTGGTTGCTCGACCGGAAGGCTCAGACGCCAGCGGGGGGCGCGTCGATGGGAGGCGCGGTGCCGCTCGGGCTCGTCGGCACCTGCTACGAGGGGTCGCTTTCGCTCGCCCTCTCGCCGACTCTTACCGGGGCTTCTCGGGATGGAGACGGCGGGATTCGAACCCGCGAACAAGGCGATGGAAAACCTCAAGCAGGACGCGCTGTTACCCGCTATCACCTTGATTCGCCTAGGGTTCGTCATCCCGTCTCGTCCCACTCCGTTCCCTCGTGTTCCCCGTCTATCCCCGCTGGAGGGTCACACTGGGGGCACATGGGCTTCTCGGTTTTCTGCTGAGGGCCCATGGCGGGGCTTCCTTCGAGCTGCTGAGCCCCCTTTGAAGCGCCGGGGGTCAGCAAGGGCTCGCGGCTACGCCGTGGTGTTCTCGGCTAGGGAATGCTGTAGCTCCGTCCCGGCCATCCTCCTCCCAGCCTCGTCCATGACGCTCTTCAGCTCTGTGAGCACATCGGCAGGTGTGAAAGTCGGCTCTCCGAGCCAGCGGTTCAGATGCTCCGCCAGTTCTCCCGCCGTCTGGTAGCGCTCCCCGGGCACGGGATGAAGAAGCTTGCGGATCGTGACGCGAAGTCCCTCATAAAGGTTTGCTGTCAACCGATCCACATCCGCTTGCGTGTAGGTTGCCGCGCGCCAGATCGCATCCTCCAAAAGAGGGCTGCCCAAAGCTGTGATGGCGAAACAGACGCCTTCACCTCCTCGGTCACCTCATCTGGGGCATAGAGAAGATGAGAGCGTATTTCAAAAATAGAGTTGGCGGTGAGGGCTGAGCGTGCGCACCTTGTGAGCCCGGAGCGTGCATGGCCAAGCCCTTGGTGCCTGAAGAGCTGTGGCAACGAGTCGAGCCGCTGTTGCCCAAACGCCGCCGCAGCCGCCACCGGCGGTACGCAGGCAGAAAGCCCGTGGAGGACCGCAGAGCTTTCGAGGGCATCGTCTTCGCCGTGAGGACCGGAGTCCCCTGGTCCGCCCTGCCCGCCACCTCCCAGTGGCCCAGTGGTGTCACGTGCTGGTGACGGCTGATGCAGTGGCACCGCGCGGGCGTCTGGAAGCGGCTGCTGGCGTGCTCGCTCATCTGCTACCGGCGCCTGCACCCTTCATTTTGAAATACGCTCTTACCGTCCCTGGGCTGCTCACGGCTCCGGCCGAAGAGCAGTCGTCGTCGCGCGCTGAAAGAGTTCCGTTCACCCCGTCAGCTTGGGCCGATCTCGCGGCTCACGGAAGACGGGGGTCGTGCAGCGCATACCACACGAGGCCCGCGTCCGACGCGTCCGGCCTGGATGCTCGCCACGCCCTGCACGGGCTCAGCGTTCAGGCTTGATCCCCGCTGCTTCAGCAACGCGCCGCGCGTGTGCGATAGCCTGCAAACCCTCTCTTCGCAGGTAATGAGTCTTGCGGATGCGCAGCGCCATCCTCTCGACTTCGCGCAGCATGGCGAATGCCTGCGGGGTTTTCTCGGGGAAGCGGGGCAACGACTGA
Protein-coding sequences here:
- a CDS encoding GNAT family N-acetyltransferase produces the protein MDLTPASEFPLRELSTLFSRAFEGYFVKVPDVPLLFDARMRSEHISLLDSRIARTGGEPVGLVLIARRGRVSRIAAMGIVPAHRNRRLGGAMLSPLLDEARARGDIRMMLEVIEQNTPAVKLYERLGFQRVRRLVGFVGKPEPEPAPLKEVEPEECARLLPEGLPWQLSPSTVAGLAGPARAFRLGPAVAVLGDLSAPTLALRAIAVEPKARGKGAGSRLLRAMAAAHPGKPLAVSVIVPEGPCERFFLRAGLLYPALSQFEMVHSIGSL
- a CDS encoding phospholipase D-like domain-containing protein, with protein sequence MSPRYSDYYDTSLAPARGYYTDTSASVYVSPELTSDLVVQRIDADVWTPAAGCIVRVINPHFTYERRAVTQQLITMKSGGCNVEIIGNHVDQTEYDRLKAAGIPIRALKIGETVRVHDKLIAIYARKAGSTVWAYRVYTGSHNFSAGSLTGGDDIFVRLGEETGSNHPMFDAVLAHFNDGWNSTYAVDIKGAN